GACAGTGACTGGCATCCGTGACCGTAAAATCGGACGTGAACAATTACAGCACGCAACGATTACACTCTCTAACTTTGGTGCGATTGCAGGTATCTACGCGACGCCGGTGGTCTCCCCACCTCAGGTCGCTATTGTCGGTGCAGGACGTATCATTGAAAAAGTGGTGATGCGAAATAATGAAGCCGTGGCAGTGAAAGCCATGCCTCTCTCTGTCACCTTTGATCATAGAGCTTGTACAGGCGGCGAAGCCGCTCGTTTTACCAAGCGACTGGTCGAGCACTTGGAGAAGAAGTTGAACTAAGTTCTCGCCGTAACCCGGTCACGGCCATTTTCCTTAGCGTTATAGAGTGCCCGATCTGCGCGCTCTATGACGCTTTTCCAATCATCATCCCCATTGAACTCGGTGACACCAAAGCTTGCCGTACAAGACTCAACGTTCGTCGGCAACATCCTTGCTCTTTTTATTGCTTCTCGGAGTTTCTCAGCAACAATCATAGCGTTATCAATATCAGTATTAGGCAAGAGTACCAAGAACTCCTCACCGCCATAGCGAAAACTTAAGTCATCTTTTCGGGTTTGCAGGATTAATAACTTACCCGTTGTGCGTAACACACGATCCCCTGCCTGGTGACCGTAGGTATCGTTCACTTTTTTAAAATGATCAATATCAAGCAGTAACACAGACAGCGGCTGCCTGTGCCGGCTTGATCTGGCTAACTCTTTTGGCAGTAATTCTTCCAACGCTCGACGATTATAAAGCTGAGTCAACTCATCCTTGATCGACGTATCATAAATCGTCGCGACGAGTCGCCCAGTAAGCATCCACGTCACTGAAAATCCGACAAAAACAATCATCAGCAATGTGCTAACAAACGCCAACTGATGTGCAATACCCGAAATCATGAAATCGTCAATCCGTTGTTCAAACAGCGTCCAAGTGAAGCGAAATACATTGTAGCTACCCTGAGTCGCTAGCCCAAACGAGAGCAAAAATTTGGAGGGAGTAATATCTGTGCTATGACCTTTTTGATTGGCAAATATCGCAATAAAACACAAACTAGAAACATAAATGGTCATCAAAATGACACGCGCATTAGTCGACGGCATAAAAAACGTAAAATAGGTCAGTCCGATGACCAATATCGGAAAACTGTAGAAGCCGACATTCGCGATGACCCGAGGGAACCGCCTAAACTGGCATACGCCCAGTAATAAAATGATGTAACTAAAAGCCATCAAGGAGTTGGCGAGTATCTTGGAAACCCAGTGAGTAATTTGGTTGCCAAAACTCAAGAGAAGAAAACTGATGGAGAGCAGCAGAAGCGCAGAGGCAATCGTGCTGATCCCTCTAACGGTAGGCTGAAGTTGTTGAATCAATAACAACCCTATGCAATAGCACAAAGACAACAAAACACAGATGATGGACAAGGTAGTGATATCTAAGTGTATGCCCATAGAGCCTCTCCCACTATGCAGCTAATAGCTACAGTTTAGGAGAGATATCGGTTATTTACTTATAAAAACGCCCACTCAATGAGCAGGCGTTCTGTTTGGGTTTTAGATAGCACTGGTTAGCTCTGGTAAAATTTCAAACAAGTCTCCAACCAAACCGTAGTCGGCAATCTGAAATATTGGCGCTTCTGGATCACTATTGATAGCCACAATTACCTTAGAGTCTTTCATCCCTGCCAAATGTTGAATTGCTCCCGAAATCCCAACAGCAATGTAAAGCTCCGGTGCAACGATTTTACCTGTCTGTCCAACCTGAAGATCATTCGATACAAACCCCGCATCCACAGCGGCACGAGACGCACCGATGGCACCACCCAACTTGTCAGCAAGTTGCTCGACCATGACAAAGTTCTCTTTACTACCTAACCCACGCCCACCAGACACAACCACTCTTGCCGCTGGCAAATCAGGGCGACTACTTTGTGTTTTTTGGCGGTCGACCAGTTCAGAAAGTGCATTGCCTATGTTGATATCAACCGGTTTGATTATGGCTGATGAGCTGTCATCTATGTCTGCTAAGTCAAACGCAGAGCTGCGAATAGTGATAACTTTGATTCTATCTGATGATCTTACTCTAGCCAGCGCATTACCGGCGTAAATAGGTCTTATGACGGTGTCCTCTGATTCTATCGAGACCACATCCGATAGCTGACCAACGTCGAGCAAAGCTGCGACTCTAGGCATCAGGTTTTTGCCAAACGTGGTCGCAGGAGCCAGAACATGCGTGAAATCGGCCGCAATCTGTTGTACCAGCAACGCGCAGTTTTCAGCCAGCTGGTTTTGATAGATTTCAGAATCCGCCACCAGCACCTCTTTTACCAGCCCAACTTTAGCGACCTGCTCAACCACTGACTGGCAATCTCCCCCAACCACAAGCGCGCTCACTTCAGTGCTCAATGAAGCGGCCGCTGACAAGGTTTTCAAAGTATCTGCTATTAAGGATTGGTTATCGTGCTCGACGATGACTAACGTTTTTGCATTCATATTCATTCCTCTCACAATACCTTGGCTTCATTCTTAAGCTTGTCGACCAGTTCGCTCACGCTGGACACCATTTCTCCTGATGAACGCTCAGCAGGTGCCATCACTTCGATAATTTCATGGCTGTGTTTCAGCTCGATTCCCAGATCCGCTGCTGAGATAACGTCCAATGGTTTTTTCTTTGCTCTCATAATATTGGGCAGTGAAGCATAACGTGGTTCATTAAGACGCAAATCGGTACTGATAACCGCAGGCATGGTCATCTTGACCGTTTCCAAACCGCCGTCAACTTCTCGTGTCACGCTTACCTGATCACCTTCCACCTTCACATGCGATGCAAACGTACCTTGTGGTCGTTCCGTCAATGCAGCCAGCATTTGTGCAACCTGATTGTTGTCTGTATCGATAGACTGTTTACCAACCAGAACAATACCCGGTTTTTCTTGTTCCATTAACGATTTGAGCAACTTGGCGACAACCAAAGGCTCAGGTGACACATCCGTTTCAACGTGAATCGCTCTGTCTGCCCCTAACGCGAGTGCGCCTCTTAAATTCTCCTGACTCGCAGCATCACCAATAGAGGCCACAATCACTTCTTGAGCAACGCCTGCCTCTTTCAAGCGCACCGCCTCCTCCACTGCAATTTCACAAAAGGGATTCATCGACATTTTGACATTATTGGTTTCCACACCACTGCCATCACTCTTCACCCTCACCTTCACATAAGGATCAATCACTCGCTTTATGGCTACTAGTACTTTCACATCTCCTCCTTGGTGCTAACAGCATTTTTCACAACGATTACAATTGGATAACTCATCGTCTTATGTACAGTTCACTCATTCTAATGAGCGGCTTAATATCTCGTTAAACCTGTTTCATGTCGGATTTTTTGCCTATACTCAGCTTAGTAAAGTTTACGTTTACGTCAACTGCACTATAGTTATGTATAAGATTTAATTGGCAAGGTAGGTTTACACCATGGAAAGAGAATGTATGGAGTTTGATGTCGTCGTCGTTGGAGCGGGCCCTGCGGGGTTATCCACCGCAATCAAACTTGCCCAGCTCAGCAAAATCAAACAATTACCTCTATCAATCTGTGTTGTTGAAAAAGGGGCTGAAGTCGGTGCACATATACTCTCAGGGGCCGTATTCGAAACGAGAGCACTGGATGAACTTTTCCCAGACTGGAAATCTCTTGGCGCACCGGTCAACAACCCGGTCACTCATGACGAGTTCATATACA
This DNA window, taken from Vibrio neptunius, encodes the following:
- a CDS encoding GGDEF domain-containing protein, with amino-acid sequence MGIHLDITTLSIICVLLSLCYCIGLLLIQQLQPTVRGISTIASALLLLSISFLLLSFGNQITHWVSKILANSLMAFSYIILLLGVCQFRRFPRVIANVGFYSFPILVIGLTYFTFFMPSTNARVILMTIYVSSLCFIAIFANQKGHSTDITPSKFLLSFGLATQGSYNVFRFTWTLFEQRIDDFMISGIAHQLAFVSTLLMIVFVGFSVTWMLTGRLVATIYDTSIKDELTQLYNRRALEELLPKELARSSRHRQPLSVLLLDIDHFKKVNDTYGHQAGDRVLRTTGKLLILQTRKDDLSFRYGGEEFLVLLPNTDIDNAMIVAEKLREAIKRARMLPTNVESCTASFGVTEFNGDDDWKSVIERADRALYNAKENGRDRVTART
- a CDS encoding FAD-binding protein; the encoded protein is MNAKTLVIVEHDNQSLIADTLKTLSAAASLSTEVSALVVGGDCQSVVEQVAKVGLVKEVLVADSEIYQNQLAENCALLVQQIAADFTHVLAPATTFGKNLMPRVAALLDVGQLSDVVSIESEDTVIRPIYAGNALARVRSSDRIKVITIRSSAFDLADIDDSSSAIIKPVDINIGNALSELVDRQKTQSSRPDLPAARVVVSGGRGLGSKENFVMVEQLADKLGGAIGASRAAVDAGFVSNDLQVGQTGKIVAPELYIAVGISGAIQHLAGMKDSKVIVAINSDPEAPIFQIADYGLVGDLFEILPELTSAI
- a CDS encoding electron transfer flavoprotein subunit beta/FixA family protein: MKVLVAIKRVIDPYVKVRVKSDGSGVETNNVKMSMNPFCEIAVEEAVRLKEAGVAQEVIVASIGDAASQENLRGALALGADRAIHVETDVSPEPLVVAKLLKSLMEQEKPGIVLVGKQSIDTDNNQVAQMLAALTERPQGTFASHVKVEGDQVSVTREVDGGLETVKMTMPAVISTDLRLNEPRYASLPNIMRAKKKPLDVISAADLGIELKHSHEIIEVMAPAERSSGEMVSSVSELVDKLKNEAKVL